A DNA window from Balneolaceae bacterium contains the following coding sequences:
- a CDS encoding DUF5118 domain-containing protein: MKKYYLLIFCACLLLSSADAFAQRGGNGEGEAADTTDTFTELTEGTTHRPGYIDTYAKDGHLYLAIPKDMLGRGSLMNFEIAEGIGSSGLYGGTMLNYFRGPSRSLRKTRGQDFLYAEATPTQGRTRYSRGPCGATLAYSPSGARDR; the protein is encoded by the coding sequence ATGAAGAAGTACTACCTGCTTATTTTCTGTGCGTGTCTGCTTCTCTCCTCCGCCGATGCCTTCGCCCAACGGGGCGGCAACGGGGAAGGCGAGGCGGCGGACACGACGGACACATTTACGGAACTGACAGAAGGTACCACCCACCGGCCCGGTTACATCGACACTTACGCCAAGGACGGACATCTCTACCTGGCCATTCCCAAGGATATGCTGGGACGGGGTTCTCTGATGAATTTCGAGATCGCCGAGGGCATCGGCTCCAGCGGCCTCTACGGGGGCACCATGCTCAACTATTTCCGAGGGCCATCTCGTAGCCTTCGAAAAACACGAGGGCAAGATTTTCTTTATGCAGAAGCCACACCGACACAAGGCCGAACCCGATACTCCCGAGGCCCTTGCGGTGCGACCCTGGCCTACAGCCCGTCGGGCGCTCGAGACCGCTGA
- a CDS encoding sensor histidine kinase, translating to MYEPLFNDKGDVYGVSVEAMDFSEQIASQEQLKESLKEKETLLAEIHHRVKNNLAIITSMMELQVMNTGNSKLQDLLRTAQQRIQTIATIHELLYSSESLSHLNFGENITRLVRSLEEMYDRDKQITITVEADPVSMNINQAIPCALLVNEVVTNAYKHAFKNREEGEIEVKLHENDKKVIVEVRDNGVGLPDDFMQETSSSIGMTLIKH from the coding sequence TTGTATGAACCACTCTTTAATGATAAAGGGGACGTCTATGGAGTTTCTGTGGAAGCGATGGATTTTAGTGAACAGATTGCCTCCCAAGAACAGTTGAAGGAATCCCTCAAAGAAAAGGAAACGCTCCTGGCCGAAATCCATCACCGGGTAAAAAATAACTTAGCCATTATTACGAGCATGATGGAGTTGCAGGTCATGAATACTGGTAATAGTAAGTTGCAGGATTTGCTTAGAACTGCTCAGCAGCGAATACAGACCATAGCTACCATTCATGAATTGTTGTACAGTTCAGAAAGCCTTTCTCATTTAAACTTTGGGGAAAATATAACCCGGCTGGTTCGAAGCCTTGAGGAAATGTATGACAGGGATAAACAAATTACTATTACCGTAGAGGCGGATCCGGTTTCCATGAATATTAACCAGGCCATTCCGTGTGCGCTACTGGTTAACGAGGTTGTTACCAATGCCTATAAACACGCCTTTAAAAATCGGGAGGAGGGCGAAATTGAGGTTAAACTGCATGAGAATGACAAAAAGGTAATAGTGGAAGTTCGAGATAATGGCGTAGGATTACCTGATGATTTCATGCAAGAGACTTCTTCATCCATTGGAATGACCTTAATTAAACACTAA
- a CDS encoding PAS domain-containing protein gives MGGMMLTTSNGGILQANYAACDMLGMTEKEITKRGREGIVAKDEKSEKALKERAETGSYAGELTFYS, from the coding sequence ATGGGAGGGATGATGCTGACAACTTCCAACGGGGGAATCCTGCAGGCGAACTACGCGGCCTGTGACATGTTGGGCATGACCGAGAAGGAGATCACGAAGCGGGGGCGCGAGGGCATTGTAGCCAAGGATGAAAAATCAGAAAAGGCATTAAAAGAACGGGCAGAAACGGGAAGTTACGCTGGTGAGCTTACCTTTTATTCATAA
- the ric gene encoding iron-sulfur cluster repair di-iron protein, which yields MNQELTHRTIGEIVAEDYRAAGAFKKFGLDFCCGGKRTVAEACTKKGVDVQELQQELRSVLRRAGGEADYASWPADLLVEYIVSMHHRFVRDKLPEIESYARKVAKVHGRSYPALKEMLEVFLQLRDEMTDHLDKEELLLFPYIRHLVEADSKGRAPESGLDEGTPAQAVAMLESEHEEAGRLMARLEELSDGFTPPEDACPTFRVYFQNLEGFRDDLHKHVHLENNILFPRAWSYMNVWPAEARLPARAMGSTDEDDEKGPMVMAGFPVLLRAGGGHGPVFPCGHGVPAPRGTQPG from the coding sequence ATGAACCAGGAACTTACCCATCGAACCATAGGAGAGATTGTCGCCGAAGATTACCGCGCCGCGGGCGCCTTTAAGAAATTCGGACTGGATTTCTGCTGCGGGGGAAAACGCACTGTGGCCGAAGCCTGCACCAAGAAGGGCGTGGACGTACAGGAACTGCAGCAGGAGCTGCGTTCCGTCCTCCGGCGTGCCGGAGGAGAGGCCGACTATGCCTCCTGGCCTGCCGACCTGCTGGTGGAGTACATTGTCAGCATGCATCACCGGTTCGTGCGGGACAAGCTGCCCGAAATCGAATCCTACGCGCGAAAAGTGGCCAAGGTGCACGGCCGCAGCTATCCGGCTCTCAAAGAGATGCTGGAGGTGTTCCTGCAGCTGCGGGACGAGATGACTGATCACCTTGACAAAGAGGAGCTTCTGCTGTTTCCTTATATCAGGCACCTGGTGGAGGCCGATTCGAAAGGCCGGGCGCCTGAATCCGGGCTGGACGAAGGCACTCCCGCACAGGCCGTGGCCATGCTGGAATCCGAGCACGAAGAGGCCGGCCGGCTGATGGCAAGGCTGGAAGAGCTGAGTGACGGTTTTACGCCGCCTGAGGATGCCTGTCCCACTTTCCGGGTCTATTTCCAGAACCTGGAGGGTTTCCGAGACGATCTTCACAAGCACGTGCATCTGGAAAACAACATACTGTTTCCCCGGGCCTGGAGCTACATGAACGTCTGGCCGGCTGAAGCCCGGCTACCTGCCCGGGCAATGGGATCAACCGACGAGGACGATGAGAAAGGACCAATGGTTATGGCAGGGTTCCCTGTTCTGCTTCGTGCTGGCGGGGGCCACGGGCCTGTTTTTCCGTGCGGGCATGGTGTCCCCGCTCCCCGGGGAACTCAGCCTGGATAA
- the hemN gene encoding oxygen-independent coproporphyrinogen III oxidase produces MDDLIRKYNVTGRRYTSYPTAVQFREGGERAYAELACSLEDRNRRSRPLSLYVHVPFCFSLCWYCACTKIITRDRGRGDHYMDYLEKEMDLLSGRLNPGAPLQQLHFGGGTPTFLEPAQLLRLGDALRERFQFTGQTEFSVEIDPRRCTRAHVQALAAIGCNRASLGVQDTNPEVQKAIHRVQPTEQVERVCRWLREEGIRSINFDLIYGLPRQSRQTFGKTLEEVTDLGPDRLAVYSYAHLPSRVPAQRLLEREDLPSADEKIAMLRLAIDHLDREGYRFIGMDHFAREGDELVEAMASGDLHRNFQGYSTRSGADLYALGMSGISGAGGWYWQNAKELGDYYRELDREGCPSPNTPAWTAMTKYAAWSSAASCAAWVLTLPKSSGAGVST; encoded by the coding sequence ATGGATGACCTCATTCGTAAATACAACGTAACGGGTCGCCGTTACACCTCCTACCCCACCGCGGTGCAATTCCGGGAGGGTGGGGAGCGGGCGTACGCCGAACTTGCGTGCTCTCTGGAGGACCGGAACCGGCGCAGCCGCCCGCTTTCCCTCTACGTTCACGTCCCGTTCTGCTTCTCCCTATGCTGGTACTGCGCCTGCACCAAAATTATCACCAGGGACCGCGGCCGGGGAGACCATTACATGGATTACCTGGAGAAGGAGATGGACCTGCTGTCCGGGCGCCTGAATCCGGGCGCTCCCCTGCAGCAGCTTCATTTCGGGGGAGGCACCCCCACCTTCCTGGAGCCCGCGCAGCTTCTGCGCCTGGGGGACGCCCTGCGTGAACGATTCCAGTTTACAGGACAAACCGAATTCAGCGTGGAGATTGACCCCCGGCGCTGCACCCGGGCACACGTGCAGGCCCTGGCCGCCATCGGCTGCAACCGCGCCTCCCTGGGCGTGCAGGACACCAATCCCGAAGTGCAGAAGGCCATCCACCGCGTACAGCCCACCGAGCAGGTGGAACGCGTCTGCCGCTGGCTGCGGGAGGAGGGCATCCGATCGATAAACTTCGACCTGATATACGGGCTGCCCCGTCAGAGCCGTCAGACCTTCGGGAAAACCCTGGAGGAGGTGACCGACCTGGGGCCTGACCGACTGGCTGTCTACAGCTATGCGCACCTGCCTTCTCGTGTGCCCGCGCAGCGCCTGCTGGAGCGTGAGGACCTTCCCTCGGCCGACGAAAAGATTGCCATGCTGCGGCTGGCCATTGACCACCTGGACCGGGAGGGGTACCGGTTCATCGGCATGGACCACTTTGCACGGGAGGGAGACGAGCTGGTGGAGGCGATGGCCTCCGGCGATCTGCACAGGAATTTCCAGGGCTACAGCACCCGGTCGGGGGCCGATCTCTACGCCCTGGGCATGTCGGGCATCTCCGGGGCCGGAGGCTGGTACTGGCAGAACGCCAAGGAACTGGGCGACTATTACAGGGAACTCGACCGGGAAGGCTGCCCGTCGCCAAATACGCCCGCCTGGACCGCGATGACGAAATACGCCGCATGGTCATCGGCCGCATCATGTGCCGCATGGGTGTTGACTTTGCCGAAGTCGAGCGGTGCTGGGGTATCGACATGA
- a CDS encoding Rrf2 family transcriptional regulator encodes MLLSKSCVYGLRAGLYMASNDHGQYISIKEMSDKLDISFHFLTKILQQLNGAGLVESHKGPNGGVKLIKTGEEVTLFDIVVAIDGEELFTECALGLPGCRTQKPCPRHENGAGTRDGCSGPCWKTPTWWNWPKREG; translated from the coding sequence ATGCTGCTGTCCAAGTCTTGCGTTTACGGTTTGCGGGCCGGGCTCTACATGGCCTCCAACGACCATGGGCAGTATATCTCCATCAAGGAAATGAGTGACAAGCTGGACATCTCCTTCCACTTTCTGACCAAGATTCTGCAGCAGCTCAACGGTGCCGGACTGGTGGAGTCGCACAAGGGCCCCAACGGAGGGGTCAAGCTCATTAAGACGGGGGAGGAGGTAACCCTTTTTGACATCGTGGTGGCCATTGACGGCGAGGAGCTGTTCACGGAATGCGCCCTGGGCCTTCCGGGGTGCCGTACGCAGAAACCCTGTCCCCGGCACGAAAACGGGGCCGGCACCCGCGACGGCTGCTCCGGGCCATGCTGGAAAACACCAACCTGGTGGAACTGGCCGAAAAGGGAAGGGTGA
- a CDS encoding DUF5916 domain-containing protein: MGGVERQSELNATSDAWEASNDVTREAGFDVKYNLSSNLTLDATFNTDFAQVEADNQQVNLTRFPLFFPEKRQFFQERASIFSFDLGGRDQLFFSRRIGLDAGGRPIRIWGGGRLTGRTGMDLGLINMQTADSENLPSESFVRVAPQAQGVQRKFLPGRHAHKPPLRGRAQRGLRHRRTGEGDRQRLRHDPDAAQSVLRRADRADSGATRRHRFPAGGLVQPAQRWFLLFGPPSPGPGAISIRGWAL; this comes from the coding sequence GTGGGCGGTGTGGAGCGCCAGTCTGAACTGAACGCCACCTCCGACGCGTGGGAGGCCTCCAACGACGTTACCCGGGAGGCGGGCTTCGACGTGAAGTATAACCTGAGCTCCAACCTCACGCTGGACGCCACCTTCAACACCGATTTTGCCCAGGTGGAGGCCGACAACCAGCAGGTCAATCTCACCCGCTTTCCCCTCTTTTTTCCTGAGAAGCGCCAGTTTTTCCAGGAGCGCGCCTCCATTTTCAGCTTCGACCTGGGAGGCAGGGACCAGCTCTTTTTCAGCCGGCGCATCGGACTGGATGCCGGGGGGCGTCCCATCCGCATCTGGGGCGGAGGCCGCCTCACCGGGCGCACGGGAATGGACCTGGGTCTTATCAACATGCAAACGGCCGACAGCGAGAACCTGCCCTCGGAGAGCTTCGTGCGCGTCGCGCCTCAAGCGCAGGGTGTTCAACGAAAATTCCTACCTGGGCGGCATGCTCACAAGCCGCCTCTCCGAGGCCGGGCACAACGTGGCTTACGGCATAGACGGACTGGTGAGGGTGACCGGCAACGACTACGCCACGATCCAGATGCCGCGCAGAGCGTTTTACGACGGGCTGACCGGGCGGACAGCGGGGCGACCCGGCGACACCGGTTTCCTGCGGGTGGACTCGTCCAACCGGCGCAGCGATGGTTTCTTCTATTCGGTCCTCCTTCGCCCGGTCCGGGCGCAATTTCGATCCGGGGGTGGGCTTTGTGA
- a CDS encoding carbohydrate binding family 9 domain-containing protein produces the protein MFEPVYRGEMSDKTLIRVAYDNHNLYVAGELYTSNPSDIRVNTLSRDGYSEDDIFALVVDPFNDNENALWFITNPAGVRVDMAISNDADFSSGRPMNDTWNTHWEVETTRTPEGWFAEMRIPFSSIGLQVRDGRAEIGFITYRYLSKGVRRHIYPPIPPEWALAFAKPSQARDVVLEGVESRRPLYLKPDPWAVWSASLN, from the coding sequence ATGTTCGAGCCGGTTTACCGCGGCGAGATGTCCGACAAGACCCTTATCCGCGTGGCCTACGACAACCATAACCTCTATGTGGCCGGAGAACTCTATACCTCGAATCCCTCCGACATCCGCGTGAATACCCTCTCCCGTGACGGATACAGCGAGGACGACATCTTTGCGCTGGTGGTGGATCCGTTCAACGACAACGAAAACGCCCTCTGGTTTATCACCAATCCCGCCGGGGTGCGTGTCGACATGGCCATCTCCAACGACGCGGACTTCTCCTCGGGCAGGCCCATGAACGATACCTGGAACACCCACTGGGAAGTGGAGACCACCCGCACCCCCGAGGGATGGTTTGCCGAGATGCGCATACCCTTCTCCAGCATCGGCCTGCAGGTGCGCGACGGGAGGGCCGAGATTGGCTTCATCACTTACCGATACCTCTCAAAAGGCGTGCGCCGCCATATCTATCCTCCCATCCCGCCTGAATGGGCACTGGCTTTCGCCAAACCCTCCCAGGCCCGCGACGTGGTGCTGGAAGGCGTGGAGAGCCGCCGTCCCCTTTACCTGAAGCCTGACCCGTGGGCGGTGTGGAGCGCCAGTCTGAACTGA
- a CDS encoding PHB depolymerase family esterase, protein MRPTTGWSATRWWWTAPHAPPGYPPGSPPEDPMPLVMMFHGAHGSGKGMSQGIHFNRLAEEHGLVVAYPDAEVGNWAGRLRLQQRRPSRDQGYGLCREDDRGHDPQ, encoded by the coding sequence GTGCGCCCGACGACGGGCTGGTCCGCCACTCGGTGGTGGTGGACGGCACCACACGCACCTCCTGGGTATCCTCCCGGGAGCCCACCGGAAGACCCCATGCCCCTGGTGATGATGTTTCACGGGGCCCACGGCAGCGGCAAGGGCATGAGCCAGGGTATTCACTTCAACCGCCTGGCCGAAGAACACGGCCTGGTCGTGGCCTACCCCGACGCCGAAGTCGGCAACTGGGCTGGAAGGCTGCGGCTGCAACAACGCCGACCGTCTCGGGATCAAGGATATGGCCTTTGTAGAGAAGATGATCGTGGCCATGACCCGCAATGA
- a CDS encoding LytTR family DNA-binding domain-containing protein, which translates to MKLGQRLLPVNDREVAYFQASDKLVMLVTHEGRKYVVDYTLTELEGLLDPRQFFRLNRQFIASLDAISELESYFKGQVTVNLVPDPDGEDQVVISRRRTPELKSWLGQD; encoded by the coding sequence GTGAAGCTGGGCCAGCGCCTGCTTCCCGTCAACGACCGGGAAGTGGCCTACTTCCAGGCCAGCGACAAGCTGGTCATGCTGGTAACCCACGAAGGCAGAAAATACGTGGTGGACTATACCCTCACGGAGCTGGAGGGTCTGCTCGACCCGCGGCAGTTTTTCCGGCTGAACCGGCAGTTTATCGCCAGCCTCGACGCCATCAGCGAGCTGGAGTCCTATTTCAAGGGACAGGTCACCGTCAACCTGGTGCCGGATCCCGACGGGGAAGACCAGGTGGTGATAAGCCGCAGACGCACACCTGAGCTCAAGTCCTGGCTGGGCCAGGATTAG
- a CDS encoding response regulator, translating to MRILICEDEAPAQRQLRNIVEELEPSADVIAAVETGREAGRNHPPG from the coding sequence ATGCGTATTCTGATCTGTGAAGACGAGGCTCCCGCGCAGCGCCAGCTGAGAAATATCGTGGAAGAACTCGAGCCCTCTGCAGACGTTATAGCTGCCGTGGAAACGGGCCGGGAGGCCGGCCGGAATCATCCGCCGGGATAA
- a CDS encoding histidine kinase codes for MEGIDPSQPGAGEGEREGQTGHAAFPGKIPYFLFNNFNVLNALIDEDPELAQRYLEKLGVIYRYVLNTRQEEVIRLEDELSFIRDYLFLLGIRYEEQLECSIEESGTGGYSDYRRPPFRSWWRTPSAITSSPCRNPCTSRLYCGEGEYFGGGEHAATQEWENRWRGIRTE; via the coding sequence TTGGAAGGAATCGATCCTTCGCAGCCAGGCGCTGGAGAAGGAGAACGTGAAGGCCAAACTGGGCATGCTGCGTTCCCAGGTAAGATCCCCTATTTCCTGTTCAACAACTTTAACGTGCTCAACGCGCTTATTGACGAGGATCCCGAGCTGGCCCAGCGCTACCTGGAGAAGCTGGGTGTCATTTACCGCTATGTTCTGAACACCCGCCAGGAGGAGGTGATCCGGCTGGAGGACGAGCTCAGTTTCATACGGGATTATCTTTTTCTGCTGGGCATACGTTATGAGGAGCAGCTCGAATGCAGTATTGAGGAGAGCGGGACCGGGGGCTATTCCGACTACCGCCGGCCACCCTTCAGATCCTGGTGGAGAACGCCATCCGCCATAACAAGCTCTCCCTGCAGGAACCCCTGCACATCCCGGCTTTACTGTGGAGAGGGCGAATACTTCGGTGGTGGAGAACACGCTGCGACCCAAGAATGGGAAAACCGGTGGCGTGGGATTCGGACTGAATAA
- a CDS encoding cold-shock protein, with protein MAEREVGTVKWFHNGKGYGFITREEGEDIFVHFSEVQMEGYKKLEEGQEVEFTVAEGEKGLQAQEVIPI; from the coding sequence ATGGCAGAACGAGAAGTCGGAACCGTCAAGTGGTTCCACAACGGTAAAGGGTATGGGTTCATCACGCGCGAGGAAGGCGAGGATATTTTCGTTCACTTCAGCGAGGTCCAGATGGAAGGATACAAGAAACTGGAGGAAGGCCAGGAAGTGGAATTCACAGTGGCTGAAGGCGAAAAAGGTCTTCAGGCGCAGGAAGTCATTCCAATCTAG
- a CDS encoding Rid family detoxifying hydrolase produces the protein MRRWHYVVGFLLLGALLWLLLIKLPGQGEPRVGEATPKTVVETDRAPEAIGPYSQGVIAGNTLYLAGQIGLVPETGELAGEGMEAQARQVFRNLQAVCEAGGFGFEDVVSVEVYLADMGHYEAFNKIYAEYFEGYRPARAVTEVSRIPRDALLEIKMTAVK, from the coding sequence ATGAGGCGCTGGCACTATGTGGTGGGATTCCTTCTGCTCGGTGCGTTGCTGTGGCTGCTGCTGATCAAGCTGCCCGGACAGGGCGAACCGCGCGTCGGAGAGGCCACTCCCAAAACCGTAGTGGAGACCGACCGGGCGCCTGAAGCCATCGGCCCCTATTCGCAGGGCGTTATCGCGGGCAACACACTCTACCTGGCCGGGCAGATCGGCCTGGTTCCGGAGACGGGCGAGCTGGCCGGCGAAGGCATGGAGGCCCAGGCGCGCCAGGTTTTCCGAAATCTGCAGGCGGTATGCGAAGCGGGGGGCTTCGGCTTTGAAGACGTGGTGTCGGTGGAGGTCTACCTGGCCGACATGGGCCACTACGAGGCCTTTAACAAGATTTATGCGGAGTACTTCGAGGGCTATCGTCCGGCGCGTGCCGTCACGGAGGTATCGCGCATACCGCGAGACGCCCTCCTGGAGATCAAGATGACCGCCGTAAAATAG
- a CDS encoding aminotransferase class V-fold PLP-dependent enzyme yields MADRRTFLKQAGAATGALLTGAGLWDTGRARELRQELSGYGGTPREAAADETLWHEVQQAFTVDRSMINLNNGGVSPAPSIVQEAMKRDLDYSNEAPVYTMWDILEPQREGVRQRLARAFGCEAGEIAQTRNASEGLQICQFGFDLQEGDEVLTTDQDYPRMITTFKQRERREGIRLRQFSIPVPAEDDEEIVRRFERNITPDTRLILLCHVINLTGQILPVKKVVEMARGYDIPVIVDGAHAFAHMDFTLEDLGCDYYATSLHKWLLAPHGTGMLYVRRERVADLWPLMAAPDTMDDDIRKFEEIGTHPAANYLGTGEALTFHQTIGPARKEARLRYLTDYWMNALEDHDRIRFHTSRDPKYYCALANVEIDGIPPGQLRNHLWRNYRILSTPISHEQFQGIRVTPNVYTTLEELDRFVDHMLAAANHGLPGGGP; encoded by the coding sequence ATGGCAGACCGAAGAACTTTTCTCAAACAGGCGGGAGCGGCAACCGGGGCCCTGCTTACCGGCGCCGGGCTGTGGGACACCGGCCGCGCGCGGGAACTGCGGCAGGAACTCTCCGGCTACGGCGGCACGCCGCGCGAGGCCGCGGCCGACGAGACGCTTTGGCATGAGGTGCAGCAGGCCTTTACGGTGGACCGCAGCATGATCAACCTGAATAACGGGGGTGTAAGCCCGGCCCCTTCCATCGTGCAGGAGGCCATGAAGCGCGATCTGGACTACTCCAACGAGGCGCCGGTTTACACCATGTGGGACATCCTGGAGCCCCAGCGAGAGGGGGTGCGCCAGCGGCTGGCACGGGCCTTCGGCTGCGAAGCCGGGGAGATCGCACAGACCCGCAACGCCTCAGAAGGCCTGCAGATCTGCCAGTTCGGCTTTGACCTGCAGGAGGGTGACGAGGTGCTCACGACCGACCAGGACTATCCCCGCATGATCACCACCTTCAAACAGCGGGAGCGTCGCGAGGGAATCCGGCTGCGTCAGTTCAGCATTCCCGTTCCGGCCGAGGACGACGAGGAGATCGTGCGGCGTTTCGAGCGCAACATCACCCCGGATACTAGGCTCATCCTCCTATGCCACGTCATCAATCTGACCGGGCAGATCCTGCCGGTCAAGAAGGTGGTGGAGATGGCGCGCGGCTACGACATTCCCGTGATTGTGGACGGGGCCCATGCTTTTGCCCATATGGACTTCACGCTGGAAGACCTGGGCTGCGACTATTATGCCACCAGCCTCCACAAGTGGTTGCTGGCGCCCCACGGTACCGGCATGCTCTACGTACGCAGGGAGAGGGTCGCCGACCTCTGGCCGCTGATGGCGGCGCCCGACACCATGGATGATGACATCCGCAAATTCGAGGAGATCGGTACCCACCCGGCCGCCAACTACCTGGGCACCGGCGAGGCTCTCACCTTCCACCAGACCATCGGGCCCGCGCGCAAGGAGGCGCGCCTGCGCTACCTGACCGACTACTGGATGAACGCCCTGGAAGACCACGACCGCATCCGTTTCCATACCAGCCGCGATCCGAAATACTACTGCGCCCTGGCCAACGTGGAGATCGACGGCATTCCGCCCGGGCAGCTTCGCAATCACCTGTGGCGCAACTACCGCATCCTCTCCACGCCCATAAGCCATGAGCAGTTCCAGGGCATACGGGTCACGCCCAATGTCTATACCACCCTGGAAGAGCTGGATCGGTTTGTGGACCATATGCTTGCGGCGGCCAACCACGGGCTTCCGGGGGGTGGGCCATGA
- a CDS encoding SufE family protein, translating into MNDIQDIQEEIVREFTALSDWTERYKHIIELGRQLPILDEKHKVEDNLVRGCQSQVWLHTRLEDGRVIFEADSDAAITKGLVALMVRFYSGRRPETIMGTDPEFIRRIGMQEHLSPTRSNGLASMVKQMKIYAMAYRTKMEKEAGA; encoded by the coding sequence ATGAATGACATACAGGACATACAAGAGGAGATCGTCCGGGAGTTTACAGCCCTCAGCGACTGGACCGAGCGCTACAAGCACATCATCGAGCTCGGCAGGCAGCTGCCCATCCTGGACGAAAAGCACAAGGTGGAGGATAACCTCGTACGCGGCTGCCAGTCGCAGGTATGGCTGCACACCCGGCTGGAGGACGGGAGGGTGATCTTTGAGGCCGACAGCGACGCCGCCATCACCAAGGGTCTCGTGGCGCTGATGGTCCGCTTCTACTCGGGCCGGCGGCCCGAAACCATCATGGGCACCGACCCCGAATTTATTCGCAGGATTGGCATGCAGGAGCACCTTTCCCCCACCCGCTCCAACGGCCTGGCTTCGATGGTCAAGCAGATGAAAATCTACGCCATGGCCTATCGTACCAAGATGGAGAAGGAAGCCGGGGCCTGA
- a CDS encoding PAS domain S-box protein: MSSDYQKELKELSRDEKSYRKLRELFEKEQKARKTAQTRLDLLEGAIRSDYDSILITELSLEEPGPRIVYVNDGFCEMTGYDRKEVIGKTPRLLQGPKTDRAVLDKLKRRLKEGKSFFGQTVNYRKDGSEFVNQWDIHPLADRQGNITHWVSYQHDITERKRSERVLIDAETEFDDLREASRSTVLDVDVQGNIVMANKAFRELTGYTKDELKKSKAWELFPDKFNDSLKKRFDRDDPSIFEGQQFKGIVRHKSGVPVQVEGRTRVLELADQTLIRATVQNISLRKRIMETLDRRNEDFSRIFDRASEFIYEAYLEDGRPVVTYLSEEFPELTGLAPEKILGEGCLRQYVHEDDYEKVCRFLRNSVSGGSTTCQYRIQNRGGEYIQVIDYCKASGENGGIRLRGAVSLKPEEASAGGS, from the coding sequence ATGTCATCCGACTATCAGAAAGAGCTTAAAGAACTCAGCAGGGACGAGAAGTCCTACAGGAAACTCAGGGAACTCTTTGAAAAGGAGCAAAAGGCCCGGAAAACCGCACAGACGCGGCTCGATCTGCTCGAAGGTGCCATCCGCAGCGATTACGATTCCATTCTTATTACCGAGCTCAGTTTGGAGGAGCCCGGCCCCCGCATCGTCTACGTGAATGACGGTTTCTGCGAGATGACCGGCTACGACCGCAAGGAGGTCATCGGTAAAACTCCGCGCCTCCTGCAGGGACCCAAGACGGACCGCGCGGTGCTCGACAAGCTCAAGCGCCGGCTCAAAGAGGGCAAGTCCTTTTTTGGACAGACCGTAAACTACCGAAAGGACGGTTCGGAATTCGTCAATCAGTGGGATATCCACCCTCTTGCCGACCGCCAGGGCAATATCACACATTGGGTGTCCTATCAGCACGACATAACCGAGCGCAAGCGCTCCGAGCGCGTGCTCATCGACGCCGAGACAGAATTTGACGACCTGCGCGAGGCCTCCCGAAGCACGGTGCTGGATGTGGATGTTCAAGGCAATATCGTCATGGCCAACAAGGCCTTCCGGGAACTAACAGGGTATACCAAGGACGAGCTGAAGAAGTCCAAGGCCTGGGAACTTTTTCCCGATAAGTTCAACGATTCCCTGAAAAAGCGGTTTGACCGGGACGACCCCTCCATCTTTGAAGGCCAGCAATTCAAGGGCATTGTCCGCCACAAGAGCGGCGTGCCGGTGCAGGTGGAGGGCCGCACCCGCGTACTCGAGCTGGCCGACCAGACCCTCATCCGCGCCACGGTCCAGAACATCTCCCTCCGCAAACGCATTATGGAGACCCTGGACCGCAGGAATGAGGATTTCAGCCGCATCTTCGACCGCGCCTCCGAGTTTATCTACGAGGCCTACCTGGAAGACGGCCGGCCGGTGGTCACCTACCTTTCCGAGGAATTCCCCGAGCTGACGGGTCTTGCACCTGAGAAGATCCTGGGCGAAGGCTGCCTCCGGCAGTACGTTCATGAAGACGATTATGAGAAGGTCTGCCGTTTCCTGAGGAACTCGGTCTCCGGGGGCAGCACCACCTGCCAGTATCGCATACAAAACCGCGGCGGCGAGTATATTCAGGTTATTGATTACTGCAAGGCCTCCGGTGAAAACGGCGGTATCAGGCTTCGGGGAGCGGTCAGCCTCAAGCCGGAGGAAGCCTCGGCCGGAGGGAGTTGA